From Mesoaciditoga lauensis cd-1655R = DSM 25116, a single genomic window includes:
- a CDS encoding ATP-binding protein encodes MQFYDRKDEIHFLSKITRASHKQMISMYGRRRIGKTTLLKHVLPGAEYFFVDTRSSSTLLLDFSKRLIQGQFDNWEEFFRYLLSHKKIVIFDEFQNFSKVDKSIFSVLQKVWDELENDTKLILCGSYVGMMKHIFLDSKEPLFGRASYNIKVKPFNFKSSYEMLSNFGYTFEESIAWYSILGGVPKYLWYLEDKKAFNEKIYDLFYSPFAPLKEEGKNILVMEFGSEHPGYFSILKAIGSYDRKLSEIASKSALKDTTISKYLYELVNYYDVVEKIENKFSRKKRNTRYRIKDNYLRFWYRFIYGIMDVVEFNPQAALKYAIENISQHIGLTFEHIIMESLDDLYKCGLIPCMPVSIGKNWGKTRDGSTYEIDVIGECEKEILLVECKWTSKEITQKAIDDFLEKGAYIKDKREKIPIIISKAPFKSNTSNSVIKITLKDLERAFLDQTQTHRV; translated from the coding sequence ATGCAATTTTATGATAGAAAAGACGAGATTCACTTTCTGAGTAAAATTACGAGAGCATCTCACAAACAAATGATAAGTATGTACGGAAGACGCAGAATAGGAAAGACCACGCTTTTGAAGCATGTTCTCCCTGGAGCAGAATATTTTTTCGTTGATACTCGTTCGTCAAGTACGCTTCTCCTTGATTTTTCAAAAAGACTCATTCAGGGTCAATTTGACAATTGGGAGGAGTTCTTCAGATACCTTCTGAGTCATAAAAAAATTGTCATATTTGATGAATTTCAAAATTTCTCGAAGGTGGACAAATCCATTTTTAGCGTATTGCAAAAAGTCTGGGATGAATTGGAAAACGATACAAAGCTCATTTTGTGTGGGTCTTATGTTGGAATGATGAAGCACATATTTCTTGACTCGAAAGAGCCACTTTTTGGTAGGGCTTCGTATAACATAAAAGTAAAGCCGTTCAATTTTAAGTCAAGTTACGAAATGTTATCCAATTTCGGTTATACTTTTGAGGAAAGTATTGCATGGTATTCAATACTTGGCGGAGTTCCAAAATATTTATGGTATTTGGAAGATAAAAAAGCGTTTAACGAGAAAATTTACGATCTATTTTACTCTCCATTCGCTCCTTTAAAAGAAGAGGGGAAAAACATATTGGTGATGGAGTTTGGAAGTGAACATCCCGGATATTTTTCGATCTTAAAGGCCATTGGAAGCTACGACAGAAAACTCTCTGAAATTGCCAGCAAAAGTGCGTTAAAGGATACCACTATTTCCAAATACCTCTACGAGCTTGTTAACTATTACGATGTGGTTGAAAAGATTGAAAATAAGTTCTCTAGAAAAAAAAGAAACACAAGATACAGAATAAAAGATAACTACTTAAGATTTTGGTACAGATTTATTTATGGAATAATGGACGTGGTGGAATTCAACCCTCAAGCGGCTTTGAAATACGCGATTGAGAACATTTCGCAGCATATTGGCCTCACTTTTGAGCACATAATTATGGAATCACTTGATGATTTATATAAATGCGGTTTAATACCGTGCATGCCGGTTAGCATCGGGAAAAACTGGGGAAAAACGCGGGATGGTTCCACTTATGAAATAGATGTGATCGGAGAATGTGAAAAAGAGATTCTACTCGTCGAATGTAAGTGGACATCAAAAGAAATTACACAAAAAGCCATCGACGATTTTCTTGAAAAAGGCGCGTACATAAAAGATAAAAGAGAAAAAATTCCAATCATTATCAGCAAAGCACCCTTTAAATCAAACACATCCAACAGCGTCATAAAAATAACCCTTAAAGATTTAGAAAGGGCTTTCTTAGATCAAACACAAACACATCGTGTCTAA
- a CDS encoding lytic transglycosylase domain-containing protein, producing the protein MKNRRMNKRIFVVVAALIFIFSAMSFADPIIGGFSVDTPLLNISAQPYSLYYYPGIAYEVGYALSGEWMIGAGFTFPVPWMNFSQIPLKKDEIPVALAIAKAESGFQNYSRSRAGAEGLMQFIPLTAAEYHVQNPFNPYQSVMGALNYISKYETKFSSLKLALAAYNAGPGAVAKYKGVPPYPETQKYVEKVMKYVKEYSSSVNYPNIYARIGVFAEYHSPQEAVIGLSYPLPPGQVDICPEVTFDSTKISFSWIWRINVDRLKIALKHDEKYDELEISSVFGPLTAILGTYENGVAASGIFDLWGQKLFGSISASGDVRYGVALHVFGTYLEGWKDKTGYRFALNGRW; encoded by the coding sequence ATGAAAAATCGAAGGATGAATAAAAGAATTTTTGTAGTGGTGGCGGCACTTATCTTCATCTTTTCGGCGATGTCCTTTGCCGATCCGATAATAGGAGGGTTTTCGGTTGACACGCCACTGTTAAACATTTCGGCTCAGCCGTACAGCCTTTACTATTATCCCGGCATAGCTTACGAAGTAGGATACGCCTTGTCTGGTGAATGGATGATCGGAGCTGGATTTACATTCCCTGTTCCCTGGATGAATTTTTCCCAGATACCGCTCAAAAAAGATGAAATTCCCGTTGCTTTGGCCATCGCAAAAGCGGAAAGCGGATTTCAAAACTACTCGAGAAGTCGCGCTGGCGCGGAAGGCTTAATGCAGTTCATACCTCTAACTGCCGCGGAGTACCATGTTCAAAACCCATTTAATCCTTATCAGAGTGTGATGGGAGCTTTAAACTACATATCAAAATACGAAACTAAGTTTTCTTCTTTAAAACTCGCATTGGCAGCCTACAACGCAGGACCTGGTGCGGTTGCAAAATACAAAGGCGTTCCACCGTACCCCGAAACGCAAAAGTACGTTGAAAAGGTTATGAAATACGTGAAAGAGTACTCTTCAAGTGTGAATTATCCAAACATATACGCAAGAATTGGCGTTTTTGCAGAATATCATTCTCCTCAAGAAGCTGTAATTGGTCTTTCTTATCCTTTACCACCAGGCCAGGTGGACATTTGCCCAGAGGTTACCTTTGACTCAACGAAAATATCTTTTTCGTGGATATGGAGAATAAACGTTGATCGATTAAAGATCGCACTCAAACATGACGAAAAATATGATGAGCTTGAAATTTCATCCGTATTTGGCCCTCTCACCGCTATACTTGGAACGTATGAAAATGGTGTGGCAGCTTCTGGCATATTCGATTTGTGGGGACAAAAACTCTTTGGTTCTATATCCGCATCGGGTGATGTAAGATATGGAGTAGCGTTGCACGTGTTTGGAACTTATCTTGAAGGCTGGAAAGATAAAACCGGTTACAGATTCGCCCTGAACGGGAGATGGTGA
- a CDS encoding 2-phosphosulfolactate phosphatase, translating into MNVEIISLPCEHLKRDSYDLVIIIDTLRAGTTIAKALHNGAMGVYPVATVKEAKKLKEKVPSSLLAGERKSFKIEGFDLGNSPLEFVEDKIKGKNVILTTSNGTQAVKKFKEYGPIVSMALSNVKSVANFSNSYENVLVVCSGSHGEMALEDLYTAGRYISYLDFPALNDGGIIAKSISNEEPIKILKLSHHGRYLSQNGMGKDLAEACSQIDVVPVLKKDPFKIDFFGGK; encoded by the coding sequence ATGAACGTAGAAATCATTTCCCTTCCGTGCGAGCATTTAAAAAGAGATTCCTATGATTTGGTAATCATCATAGATACGCTAAGGGCGGGAACTACCATAGCAAAGGCGTTACACAACGGTGCCATGGGTGTTTATCCGGTGGCAACCGTAAAAGAGGCGAAAAAATTAAAAGAAAAGGTGCCTTCGTCCTTGTTAGCTGGCGAAAGAAAGTCTTTTAAAATAGAAGGGTTTGACCTTGGAAATTCCCCCTTGGAGTTCGTTGAAGACAAGATAAAAGGCAAAAACGTGATTCTGACAACTTCAAACGGCACGCAAGCGGTAAAAAAGTTTAAAGAATACGGCCCCATCGTTTCGATGGCTCTTTCAAACGTTAAGAGCGTTGCGAATTTCTCAAATTCCTATGAAAACGTCCTTGTCGTGTGTTCGGGAAGCCATGGGGAAATGGCGCTGGAAGACCTGTACACCGCTGGAAGGTATATCTCTTATCTGGACTTTCCCGCTTTGAATGATGGAGGAATAATAGCGAAGAGCATTTCAAATGAAGAACCCATAAAAATTTTGAAACTTTCTCATCATGGAAGGTATTTAAGCCAAAACGGGATGGGAAAAGACTTGGCAGAAGCATGCAGCCAAATAGATGTTGTACCCGTGTTGAAAAAAGATCCATTCAAAATAGATTTTTTTGGAGGGAAATGA
- the ispF gene encoding 2-C-methyl-D-erythritol 2,4-cyclodiphosphate synthase, with protein MRAGIGYDVHRLVEGRRLILGGVEIPYVKGLKAHSDGDVIAHAIGDAILGASGLGDLGVYFPPNDPRYEGISSMIILREIKEMVEKRDFKIDYIDVMLVLEEPKVASYVSEMKKKIAEALELDTSRVSVKATTNEGMGFVGRKEGVGAMAVCLLKEPV; from the coding sequence ATGAGGGCTGGAATTGGATACGACGTTCATCGTCTTGTAGAAGGCAGAAGGCTGATATTAGGCGGGGTTGAAATTCCATACGTCAAAGGCTTAAAAGCGCATTCGGATGGAGATGTTATCGCGCACGCCATTGGCGATGCAATACTTGGTGCGAGTGGACTCGGAGATTTGGGAGTTTACTTCCCTCCAAACGATCCGCGTTATGAAGGCATCTCCTCGATGATCATATTGAGAGAAATCAAGGAAATGGTTGAAAAAAGGGACTTCAAGATAGATTACATAGATGTGATGCTCGTGCTGGAAGAACCGAAAGTGGCATCTTACGTTTCAGAAATGAAGAAGAAAATAGCCGAAGCGTTGGAACTGGACACTTCAAGGGTAAGCGTAAAAGCCACCACAAACGAAGGCATGGGGTTTGTTGGGAGAAAAGAAGGCGTTGGCGCGATGGCGGTTTGCCTCTTAAAAGAGCCTGTTTGA
- a CDS encoding GGDEF domain-containing response regulator, producing MVADDSKMWRTILKDLLSSEGYDVITAEDGLQAYFKIYESCVDVLISDVIMPGLNGYQLCRILKKDPHLKDMPVILLTGSADSVDRFWSMYSGADAYIEKTSSNALDNVKKILKNFKWKSDMPPQDGKNVFGAVLDELLAETTLRAEISELSNHVEDVDYTIQKIRNLLRSLFGIKAFAALMITMSEMILYSSLKDMKKTEEDLLSRLKRPYFPSYHTYRTIDGKEDVEGLNSIYKVISYDGKEEGVLALWRERSFSVREEKLLSIICEEIGGIFKNIIEVNEYRKNAYLDDLTGIANFRAIEGHLEKLWNSGKNFEISIIDIDHFKKVNDSYGHEVGNEVLAGLGKMLREFGEKHDVFVGRFGGEEFMAISEKSNFLTSVMNEFRQMVEKAHFSQSMPTLSISVSAGVARRDDFSSYTEVIEFADGLLYQAKKEGRNKVISYESIG from the coding sequence ATGGTAGCTGACGATAGCAAAATGTGGCGCACCATTTTGAAGGATTTGCTGTCATCTGAAGGCTACGATGTGATAACAGCCGAAGACGGCCTTCAAGCTTATTTTAAAATATACGAATCTTGCGTCGATGTCCTCATCTCAGATGTAATAATGCCAGGATTAAATGGCTACCAACTTTGTAGAATCTTGAAAAAGGATCCGCATTTAAAAGATATGCCTGTAATATTGCTTACCGGCTCCGCTGATAGCGTGGACAGGTTCTGGAGCATGTATTCTGGTGCAGACGCTTACATAGAGAAGACCTCTTCTAACGCGCTCGATAATGTTAAAAAAATCTTGAAAAACTTCAAATGGAAGAGCGATATGCCGCCCCAGGATGGGAAAAACGTTTTTGGTGCTGTTTTGGACGAATTACTGGCGGAAACAACGCTGCGCGCTGAAATAAGTGAGCTTTCGAACCACGTCGAAGACGTGGATTATACGATTCAAAAGATAAGAAATCTTTTGAGAAGCTTATTCGGCATCAAAGCATTTGCCGCCTTGATGATAACCATGAGCGAAATGATCTTGTATTCATCTTTAAAGGATATGAAAAAAACGGAAGAAGACTTGCTCTCTCGATTGAAAAGGCCTTATTTTCCTTCATATCACACGTATAGAACTATAGATGGAAAAGAAGATGTGGAAGGCCTTAACAGTATTTACAAAGTCATTTCTTACGATGGAAAAGAAGAAGGTGTGTTGGCGCTATGGCGTGAAAGGTCTTTTTCTGTCAGAGAAGAAAAACTGCTTTCGATAATATGTGAAGAGATCGGCGGAATATTCAAAAACATCATCGAGGTAAATGAGTACAGAAAGAACGCTTATTTGGACGATCTCACCGGCATAGCAAATTTTAGAGCCATCGAAGGGCATTTGGAAAAGTTGTGGAATTCGGGAAAGAATTTTGAAATTTCCATAATAGACATAGACCATTTCAAAAAGGTGAACGACTCTTATGGCCATGAAGTTGGAAATGAAGTGCTAGCTGGACTTGGAAAGATGTTAAGAGAATTCGGCGAAAAACACGATGTTTTCGTTGGAAGGTTTGGTGGAGAAGAATTCATGGCGATCTCAGAAAAAAGCAACTTTCTCACTTCTGTGATGAACGAATTCAGGCAAATGGTGGAAAAAGCCCACTTTTCGCAAAGTATGCCAACACTCAGCATAAGCGTAAGCGCAGGAGTGGCCAGGAGAGATGATTTTAGCAGTTACACCGAAGTGATAGAATTCGCGGATGGGCTGCTTTACCAGGCGAAAAAGGAGGGAAGAAACAAGGTGATAAGTTATGAAAGTATCGGATAA
- a CDS encoding HD domain-containing phosphohydrolase, with protein sequence MKEEEKHFSDEELNDFLSKTNLFEDENTLFSSILEIAFKLSEEANCGVILQVKDGILSVKSSKNCHLKKKGEFFAISPSLQVIPHCVNANDEWKKTLQENFGIKADSLLVCPLLSKENEKILMALGSTNDKGFPKDVLNSLNLYVRILFSALKINMEHGASLKKESIYKSVVERSHDAIIIFDNGRLLFVNEEFEKLVGYQKEELLKMVAWDLVHPDDRERLMKYAQNRRKGKKAPTEYTAKILSKTGEIKLCHFNVKMINFHGKPSLLASIRDITEEEKTKNKLEMANSEIKKAYDELEKLNLRFQNMTSLLAKMGISRMNEEEFLQQVLKSALQVVPVAKYGSISLFENDKWKFVAAVGHDIEKLKKIPLKREYAMTRDGRDTIIHNIMDKDKRAIPPDLFKKLADATFPTKETIIAPLDLSGKEDGFLSVDIPIDSDESFSEEDAKAVESFSKIASAFYILRKYSTAQEEMKEKTTMVLVKALEKYDLYTQGHSERVAWYSTKLAEIIGLDNNRIKKIWQEAILHDIGKLFVSLNILNKEEKLTPEEFEEIKKHPSIGADLIEEGAQLSDVAHVIRHHHERWDGNGYPDGLAGEEIPVDSRIMAICDSYDAMTSNRAYRRAKSKEEALKEIEKNAGKQFDPKFAKEFVRWINKIEEKLKA encoded by the coding sequence ATGAAAGAAGAAGAAAAACACTTTTCAGATGAAGAATTGAATGATTTTTTGTCTAAAACCAATCTCTTCGAAGATGAAAATACTTTGTTTTCCAGCATTTTAGAAATCGCCTTTAAGCTATCTGAAGAAGCGAATTGTGGGGTTATACTTCAAGTAAAAGATGGGATTTTAAGCGTAAAATCCTCGAAAAACTGCCATTTAAAAAAGAAGGGAGAATTTTTTGCCATTTCTCCTTCACTTCAGGTGATTCCTCACTGTGTAAACGCGAATGATGAGTGGAAAAAAACGCTTCAAGAAAACTTCGGGATAAAAGCGGACTCCTTGCTCGTTTGTCCTTTGCTTTCGAAAGAAAACGAAAAAATTCTGATGGCTTTAGGTTCAACGAATGACAAAGGCTTTCCCAAAGATGTTTTAAATTCATTGAACTTATATGTGAGGATTTTATTCAGTGCTTTAAAGATAAATATGGAACATGGTGCCTCTTTAAAAAAGGAAAGCATTTACAAGTCAGTTGTTGAAAGAAGCCATGATGCGATCATAATATTTGACAATGGAAGGCTTTTGTTTGTAAATGAAGAATTCGAGAAACTCGTTGGGTACCAGAAAGAGGAATTGCTTAAAATGGTAGCATGGGACTTAGTACATCCAGACGATCGTGAAAGGCTCATGAAATACGCCCAAAATAGAAGGAAAGGGAAAAAAGCGCCCACCGAATATACGGCGAAAATTCTATCAAAGACAGGTGAGATCAAGCTCTGTCATTTCAACGTTAAGATGATAAACTTCCACGGAAAGCCTTCTCTTTTGGCTTCAATAAGGGACATAACTGAAGAGGAAAAGACTAAAAATAAGCTGGAAATGGCGAATTCAGAAATAAAGAAAGCTTATGATGAATTAGAAAAGCTGAACCTTCGTTTTCAAAACATGACAAGTTTGTTGGCTAAAATGGGAATTTCAAGGATGAACGAAGAGGAATTCCTTCAGCAAGTGTTGAAAAGCGCTCTTCAGGTTGTACCCGTTGCCAAATACGGTTCCATTTCCCTTTTTGAAAATGACAAATGGAAATTCGTGGCGGCTGTGGGACATGATATTGAAAAGCTCAAAAAAATCCCTTTGAAGCGCGAATACGCGATGACCAGAGATGGAAGAGACACCATAATACACAACATTATGGATAAGGACAAAAGGGCAATCCCGCCTGACCTTTTCAAAAAATTGGCAGATGCAACTTTTCCGACAAAAGAAACAATAATAGCCCCGCTGGATCTTTCTGGCAAAGAAGATGGTTTTTTGTCGGTGGATATTCCCATAGACAGCGATGAGTCATTTTCCGAGGAAGATGCCAAAGCGGTTGAAAGCTTTTCAAAGATAGCCTCAGCTTTCTACATCTTGAGAAAGTATTCCACCGCCCAAGAGGAAATGAAGGAAAAGACCACAATGGTATTAGTTAAAGCCCTTGAAAAGTATGATTTGTACACCCAGGGCCATTCAGAAAGAGTGGCCTGGTACTCAACTAAATTGGCGGAGATAATAGGGCTTGACAACAACAGAATAAAAAAGATATGGCAAGAGGCTATTCTTCACGATATTGGAAAGCTCTTTGTGTCGTTAAACATTTTGAACAAGGAAGAAAAACTCACCCCTGAAGAGTTTGAAGAGATAAAAAAGCATCCTTCTATAGGGGCCGATCTTATAGAGGAAGGCGCACAACTTTCAGATGTTGCACATGTAATAAGACATCATCATGAAAGATGGGATGGAAATGGATATCCCGATGGCCTAGCCGGCGAAGAGATACCTGTTGATTCAAGGATAATGGCTATTTGCGACTCATATGATGCCATGACAAGCAACAGGGCTTACAGAAGGGCGAAAAGCAAGGAAGAAGCATTAAAAGAGATAGAGAAAAACGCGGGAAAGCAATTCGATCCCAAATTCGCGAAAGAATTCGTGAGATGGATAAATAAAATCGAAGAGAAACTTAAAGCCTGA
- a CDS encoding energy-coupling factor transporter transmembrane component T family protein gives MNFLENITIGQYVPKESFLHALDPRSKIMFNIVMITVVFLVSDIWQYAIIAIVTLVLILMSKISFKYYMKGLKALWLLIALTAVFQIFSGGGNLVWSFWIFKITDVAIYNTVFITLRLIFIILIASILTLTTSPIQLADGLEALMNAVRIPKEWSHDFSMMISIAFRFIPVLAIEADHVIKAQLSRGARFDRGNIIKRMKGMIPLLIPLFVGAVRMADELATAMEARCYRGVEGRTKYRQLIFEKRDYAFTIAGFALISIAFIHF, from the coding sequence ATGAATTTTCTTGAAAACATAACGATTGGTCAATACGTTCCAAAGGAATCCTTTCTTCACGCTTTGGATCCACGAAGCAAGATAATGTTCAACATAGTGATGATCACCGTTGTCTTCTTGGTTTCTGACATTTGGCAATATGCGATCATAGCGATTGTAACGCTTGTTTTGATACTCATGAGCAAGATATCCTTTAAGTATTACATGAAGGGTTTAAAAGCTTTGTGGTTGCTTATAGCGTTGACGGCGGTCTTTCAGATCTTTTCAGGTGGCGGCAATCTTGTTTGGAGCTTTTGGATATTCAAGATAACCGATGTTGCCATCTACAACACCGTTTTCATAACGTTAAGGCTTATTTTTATAATACTCATCGCATCTATTTTGACACTCACCACTTCTCCCATTCAATTGGCAGACGGGCTTGAAGCGTTGATGAATGCCGTTCGTATCCCAAAAGAATGGTCCCATGATTTTTCCATGATGATAAGCATAGCTTTCAGGTTCATCCCCGTTTTGGCCATAGAAGCCGATCATGTTATAAAAGCGCAGCTTTCCCGCGGTGCCCGCTTTGATAGGGGAAACATAATAAAAAGGATGAAGGGCATGATCCCTTTGCTAATTCCCCTTTTTGTTGGAGCCGTGAGGATGGCAGATGAATTGGCCACAGCTATGGAGGCAAGATGCTACAGAGGAGTTGAAGGGCGAACGAAGTACAGACAGCTCATTTTTGAAAAGAGAGATTATGCCTTCACAATAGCCGGCTTTGCGCTTATTTCAATTGCATTTATACATTTTTAA
- the dnaN gene encoding DNA polymerase III subunit beta → MEFTVKRNEMSFHLDSLSRAVASRPIKPVLNGVLFEVKDGLTMTATDMEFTVRAKIPGVSGEGAFVVNAKTIYEIVKSLPSDEVKFLLNEEKLEVLSGKSKFTIFTQSAQDFPEIRIPTDGVVYKMDRAKLAEMIDRVSFSAASDENMRNLNGVYFEMENGVFRTVAVDGFRMALAEEKIESQGNLSFLISLKAVKELSRLLSVANEDKIVMRFENRQVAFEVGSTILVCKVVDAEFPNYKRVIPDKFKTRVVVDRNALRGAVKRASIVTRAGTEAVKFTTDSDSLKISSRSAGLGEAEETLEVQMEGESMVLAFNPSFVLDALNHTSEEKVQLNFVDENKPLMIDTPDLEGYFFIVMPVRI, encoded by the coding sequence ATGGAATTCACCGTGAAAAGAAATGAAATGTCATTTCATTTAGATTCGTTGTCACGTGCGGTTGCTTCAAGACCAATAAAGCCGGTTTTAAACGGAGTACTTTTTGAAGTTAAAGACGGTTTAACTATGACCGCAACTGACATGGAATTCACAGTAAGGGCAAAAATACCTGGTGTGTCTGGAGAAGGTGCTTTCGTTGTTAACGCGAAAACCATATACGAAATAGTTAAAAGCCTTCCTTCGGATGAGGTTAAATTTCTTTTAAATGAGGAAAAATTGGAAGTGTTGTCCGGAAAGAGCAAATTCACCATCTTTACACAAAGTGCACAAGATTTTCCAGAAATAAGGATTCCAACCGACGGCGTCGTGTACAAAATGGACAGGGCAAAGTTGGCCGAGATGATAGATAGAGTTTCTTTCAGTGCAGCTTCAGACGAAAACATGAGAAACCTTAACGGTGTTTATTTTGAGATGGAAAACGGCGTTTTCCGCACGGTAGCTGTGGATGGATTCAGAATGGCTTTGGCCGAAGAGAAAATCGAAAGCCAGGGCAATCTGAGCTTTTTGATATCTCTAAAAGCGGTTAAAGAGTTGTCCCGCTTACTCAGCGTTGCGAATGAGGATAAAATTGTGATGCGCTTTGAAAATAGGCAAGTTGCCTTTGAAGTGGGCAGTACAATTTTGGTTTGCAAAGTCGTTGACGCGGAATTTCCAAACTACAAGCGTGTAATCCCAGACAAATTCAAAACGCGAGTGGTTGTGGATAGAAACGCGTTGCGTGGAGCGGTCAAACGTGCGAGCATCGTAACGCGTGCCGGAACCGAAGCGGTGAAATTCACGACAGACAGCGACTCCTTGAAAATTTCATCCAGAAGTGCGGGGCTCGGTGAAGCCGAAGAAACGTTGGAAGTTCAAATGGAAGGTGAGTCGATGGTTTTAGCTTTTAACCCTTCTTTTGTCCTGGACGCCTTAAATCATACAAGCGAGGAAAAAGTGCAGCTAAATTTCGTTGACGAGAACAAACCTTTGATGATAGATACTCCCGATCTTGAAGGATACTTCTTCATCGTGATGCCGGTGAGAATCTAA